Below is a genomic region from Fodinibius saliphilus.
CTATTAGCGGTGAAGAAGTACTCAATCGTCGGCTTGACATCATGGATCTTACCGCCTTTACCCTATGTCGTGAAAATGAGACCCCAATCATTGTTTTTGATATGAACAAGGTCGGAAATCTTAAAAAAGTGTTAGCAGGTGATAATTCAGTAGGATCTGAAGTAGTTTGGGAAGATTCCTGAATTTCTTAAATTCTTTTTGACTGATATCAGTATAAAAAAGACTATTAATAACACACGAATATTATGATTCCTCCAGAACTACAGTCTATTATCAAATCTGCCGATCAGCAAATGGATCGTGCTGTAAAACATTATCGCAAAGAGCTTTCTCATATTCGTGCAGGTAAAGCACAACCCTCTATTTTAGACGGGATCAAAGTTGATTATTACGGATCGCAAACCCCTTTGAACCAGCTGGCTAATGTAAGTGCCCCCGAGGCACGGCTACTTACGGTACAGCCTTTCGACAAATCAGCACTTGAAGAGATTGAAAAAGCTATTATGTCTTCCGGTTTGGGGTTAAATCCTAATAATGATGGCAATATTATTCGTATTCCTCTTCCGATTTTATCTGAAGAACGCCGTAAGGAGTTGGTAAAACGGGTAAATGAACTCGCTGAAGAAGCACGTATTTCTATTCGAAATACTCGTCGCGATGCCAATGAAGAGATCGAAAAAACGGTGAAAAATGAATCTCTTCCCGAAGATTCTCTTTATGAGGCTGAAGAAGAGATTCAGAGTATTACCGATAATCATACTGAACAAGTTGGGGAGCTCTCAGATAAGAAGGAAGAAGAAATCATGACTGTTTAAATTCAGGAGCTCCATATTCAAACACTTAAGACTCAAATAATTATTGATCATTATTTGAGTCTTTTCATTTGATAGCTAATGCATGTATATATCCGAACTCGAATTACAGGGATTTAAGAGTTTTGCGAACAAAACCAATGTCTCATTTGATAAAGGGATAACGGCTATTGTTGGTCCCAATGGCTGTGGAAAATCTAATATTGTTGATGCCATGCGATGGGTGCTGGGTGAACAACGCCCTACCCTTCTTCGCTCATCAAGTATGGCGAATGTGATCTTTAACGGTACTGCCAAGAAAAACGCTCTTGGCATGGCTGAAGTGTCGCTCACTTTTGTTAATAACAAGGGGTTACTACCTACCGAGTATAATGAACTTACTATTAGTCGACGTCTCTACCGCTCTGGAGAGAGTGAATACCTGATTAACGGCACTACCTGTAGGCTCAAAGATATTACCGAACTCTTTATGGATACCGGCATGAGTTCTGATGCCTACTCCGTAATTGAGCTAAAGATGGTAGAGGAGATCCTCAATGATAAAAACAACGACCGGCGCCACCTGTTTGAAGAGGCTGCCGGTATTACCCGCTACAAAGAAAAGCGAAAAAAAACCTTTCGTAAACTCGATGAAACCGAAGAGGACCTTCAGCGTGTAGAAGATATTCTTGTTGAGGTACGAAAAAAAACAAAATCACTTGAAAAGCAGGCTGAAAAAGCCAAACAAGCCAAAAAATTCAAGAAAGAACTTGAACAGCTCGATAAAGCCCTCAACAAATACGAATATGTGCAAATTAAAGAGGAGCTAGAACCGCTTGAAGAACGTATTGATAATGCCGACAAAGAGAAGAAAGAGATTGTCTCTAAGGCAGATAAGCTTGAAAAAGAGATCGAATCGGCTCGCAGTGCCCTCAATGAAAAAGAACGCAAACAGTCAGAAGCGCAACGCCGGGTTAGCCAATTGCACTCCAAGATACGGGATACCGAGACCAACCTGCAGATAACGCACGAAAAGATCAGTAATGAGAAAGGGGTTATTGAGCAGTACACAAAAGATATTGAACAAGGTGAGAAAGATCTTGAAGATCTCCGCGAAGCTTTTGAAAGCAGTAAAAAGAAACTGGAAAACTTTGACGGAAGCCTTCAGAAGGCCGAGAAAAATCTTAGTGAATCTAAAAAACGATATTCTGAGATTCAGGAACAATACTCAGAAGAACGCGACTCACTGAAGAAACTGGACCGGGAGTTTAGTCAAGCAAACCAGGATCTCAATGACCTCCAGACCAAACGCATAAAGATAGAATCTCGTCTGGAAAACACAGAAGGTGATCTTATTCGGATCAGGGAAGAGATTGAAGAGCTGGAAGACGAAATAATGAACTACCGCGGTGAAACAAAGCTGCTTCGCGAAAAGCTGGAAAAGGCTGAACAGGAAACTGAGGAACAGCAAGAAAAACTGGAGCAGTCTCGAAAAAAACGCGAAGAACTAGGGGATAAACAGAACGAACTTAAAGACCAAATACGCAGTCACCAAAGCAACCTTGATTCCGTTGAATCTGAAATTGAGCTGCTCCGTGATATCGCCAGTTCTAATGAGGCTTTTCCTTCGAGTGTACAATTTCTGCTAGAAAACCACTCAGAGCAGTTTGAACTATTGGATGTTGTTTCAAACTTACTATCCACGGATGAGAAACACGCTATTGCGCTGGAATCCGTGCTTAGCGACGCGCTCAACTATGTAGTGGTGGACACACTCGATAATGCACGCCGAGCGGCTAAGATACTTAAAGAGAACGACAAAGGTCGGGCTACTTTTATTCCGTTAGACCAGCTATCAAATTCGTATAATACTATTAACGACTCACTAGCCAACAAAGTAGATTGTGATGATACGTTTTCGGGGCTCAAAGAACTTCTGCTCGGCAATGTAATGCTCTACGACTCGGTTAATCACGCTTATCAAGGGGTATCCAATAATGAAACGATCGGTGTTACTTTGGACGGCGAAGTGGTAACCGGCAAGCAGTTTTTACAGAGTGGAAGCAAAAGTAAAAATGCTGGTATTCGCGTTGGTCTTAAAGATAAGATTGCCAAACTGGAAGAAAGAGCTAACAAGATTAGCAGTACAATTGAGGAATCAAAATCTAAGCTTGAACAGGTACAAGAACAGTACCGCGGCATCGACCTCACTGCTATTGAAAAAAAGCTCAAAGAGAAAGAAAAGGCAGCCCGCCAAATCAGCAACAAGATTAACAGCTTTACCCAAAAAATTGAGATTTACGAAAAAAATATTGGAGAGCTGAAAAGTCGCCGAAAATCACTCATCAACAACGAAGACCAGTCGCAACAAGAGCTTGACCGGCTGCAACCCCGTCAAAAAGAACTTCAACAAAAGCTAAAAGACCTGCACGAGCAGCAAGAAGAAAAGAAAGAAATTCTGCAGCAGCTCGAAGAAGAACGCTCTATTGCCCAAGAACGCTTTAACGATGCCAAGCTAAAGCACCAAGATCTTAAGAATAAAGTCGAAAATCACGAACGTGATATAAAACGTGCTCAGAGTGGAATTAAAAACCTGAAGGAACGCCTCAAAATTCGTTCAGAGAAGACGAAAGAAGCCAAAGAACGCATTGAAAAATACAGTTCGGCTATTGAACAGGCTGAAGATAAGCTGAAAAAACTCAAAGAACAGAAACAGGAAGCCGATAAAAAGCTTGAAAATGCCGAAGAAGCGGCCGGCAAACAACGTGGTCGAATTAATGAAATAGAGAAAGAACTTAAAGAAGTACGCCGCCGTAAAGAGGTAAATATGGAGCTGGTGCACCACTTGGCTATGTCGAAAGAGAAGTACGAAATGCAGATTGAGAATCTTTCTGACCATATTTGGGAGACTTATGGCATACTGATGGATCAGGTTGATGAGAAGCTTCCAAAGGATACAGAGGCGGACGAAGCCAAAAAGCGTATATCTTGGCTTAAGCAAAAGCTCAATAAGATTGGCGAGGTTAACCCCTTGGCTATTGAAGAGTTTGAAGAAGAGAAAGAACGCCTGGATTTTTATGAGGAACAAGTGGCCGACCTCCAGCTGGCGGCAGAAGAACTTCGCGAAACAATTGCCCAGATCAATGAAACAGCGACTGAACGATTTAACGAAACTTTTGAGAAGATCCGGGTTAATTTCCAGAAAGTATTCCATACACTCTTTAATGACGATGACTATTGTGATCTCGTCATTGATCAGGAGGCCGAAGATCCGCTGGATGCGAGCATTGAAATAAAAGCAAATCCTAAGGGCAAACGTCCCTCTACTATTAACCAGCTTTCAGGGGGGGAAAAAACCTTAACCGCTATTGCCCTACTCTTTGCCATCTATCTTGTGAAGCCTTCACCATTCTGTGTTTTGGATGAGGTTGATGCACCGCTCGACGATGCCAATATCGAACGCTTTTCTGCGATGATTAAGCAGTTTAGTGAAGACACACAGTTTATCATCATTACCCACAACAAGAAAACGATGAGTAAGGCAGAGATGATGTATGGCGTAACGATGCCGGAAACGGGCGTCAGTCAGCTTGTGGGCGTAAAGTTAGATGAAGTTGCAGAAGTTTAGAGTGGTGAGACTTAAGATTTGACATAGAACAAAGATCGATTCTATTTAGAATTTTGTTTACTTGTCTCCCGTGATGTTTGACGCTAATCTCCGTATATTCAGTAGCTAAATTTAAGACAGCAACTACTATTACCTATGGGCCGCAAGACGTTCGATATTCCAGAAATTTACCAATCACCGATCATTCGCAAAGTTAAAGATGCCAACAAGGTGATGGACCCCCGCAAGAAGGACTTGGAGCCCAGCATATTAGACTTTGGTCCGGTACGTTTTCATGTGCCCCGCCATTTCGGTTTTTGCTACGGAGTAGAAAACGCAATAGATATTGCCTACAAAGCCGTTGCCGATAACCCGAATAAAGATATCTACTTGCTTAGCGAGATGATCCATAACCCTACGGTGAATGAAGACCTCCTGGATCGCGGCGTCAAATTCCTTTTTGAAACCGACGGAACAGAACTAATCCCCATTGAATCGCTGGATGAAGATGATCTCGTTATTGTACCGGCCTTTGGCACTACTCTGGAAATGCAGGCACGGTTAAAAGAACAAGGTATTGACCCCTACGAGTACAATACTACCTGCCCATTTGTAGAGAAAGTTTGGAAACGGGGCAAACAGCTGGGCAAAAAAGGCCATTCCTTAGTTATCCACGGCAAACATCGCCATGAAGAAACACGAGCGACCTTTTCTCACAATGCAGACCACTCTGAGTGTGTGGTTGTCTTAAACCCCGAAGAAGCCCAGATTCTAGCTGATATTCTTACGGGCGACCGTCCTAAATCTGACTTTGACGAACATTTCGGACATAAAAGCACCGAGGGTTTTGATCCCCACAACGATATGGAACATTTCGGGGTAATCAATCAAACCACGATGCTTGCCACAGAAACAGAAGAAGTGATGGAAATTCTTAAAACTGCCGCCATTGAAAAATATGGTGAGGCTGATATTCTCGATCACTTTGCCGACACTTCTGATACCCTTTGTTATGCTACAAACGAGAATCAATCGGCGACTCTAGCATTGGGCGAAACGAAGAGTGACCTGGCTATAGTAGTAGGCGGTTATAACTCCTCAAATACCATGCACCTAGTAGAAATTCTGGAACACTCTTTCCCGACCTACCATGTGCGTGACGCTGAAGAGTTCTCCTCTGCAGGTGAAATACAGCATTTTGATCAATGGGATAAAGAACTTAAAACTACCGAAGAATGGCTGCCCATGGATGAAGATCCTGTTGATATTGCTATTACTTCCGGGGCTTCTTGCCCGGATGTGCTGGTTGATGAAGTTATCTTAAAGATTCTCTCCTTTTTTGACGAAACGGCACAGGTAGAAGATATTATTGCCCCTTTCGAAGAAAAGCTGGAAGAAGTAGCTTAACTACGTTCCCCCATTAGTCCAGTACCATAAAATAAGCAATACTTCGCGGCTGAAATGAACGTATCTTAATATGATACTTATTTTCGGTCTGCTCGATTTTTGGTGTAATAAAACCAGATGAATCCTGCTTGATCTGCCTGTCTGTAATATAAGCTGTGAAAGGATTGATCTTTTGAACGTCATTATATTCTCCAATTGGCACACGGTACGTAACGGTAATGGATGAGGGGCTAAAACTTATACTGCGCCCCAGAGGTAGGTCTCGGGCAGAAACGTCCACTTCCATTTCTCCTTCTGTAAACTGAGATACCGTGCCATTAAATTCAACTTGCTGCCGAGATAAATTAACCAACTTACTCGCTTCTTTAAGTTGTACCGATCGCGACAAATCAGTTGAAACACCAGAGATATCTACTGAATCTGTGGGCCATGCTGTGATATCATCAAGCAGAGAACGAGCACCTGTAATAGTGATACTGTCCGGAGTAATTACTGGTTGCTCAATAAAATCATACTGCTTGTCAAAAGAAACGTTCACACGGGAAAGTACCGGCACCTTCTTAGAGGCGCTCTCTTCAAGTTCAACGGTAAGAACAAGAGGCTGAACTTTCTGTACGCTTATATCAGGTAGTGTATTCATGCGTTGCTGAACCTGATCGTAAACATTAACCTCTTCATTGGTCACATCCACATTAATAGACGGAGGGTTGTTGTACAGGTTAATAAGTTTCCATCCTTCTCCGGATACACTGACTGTGGCTTTATCGGGAAGGTCTTCGGCCAAGGCTTTATTTTCAGGGACCGCCCCAAGAGAGATTGGCAACTCGACATTAAGATTATAATCTCGACTTAAGTTGACCATCAGCCAAAAACAGAATGCAAGAATCAGTGCTACTGCAAATACCACAATGCGTTCACGCCCAATTTCCAGCTCCGCTTCTTCGTCAGACTTTTTAACAAAGTCCTCCCACCAGCCTGATAAAAATTTTTCTTTATATTCTTCGAATCTGGACATTACTAGATATTAGGGGTTCCTGCCAATATAATTCGAGGCTAAATCCATTGCAAGGGAGCTTTGAAAACCTTTAAGAACGCACCACAATTTCCTTTATGATTTTTTCATCTACTTTATCATTCAGCTTCTTTGCAATACTAAAGCGCTTCATATGTATCTCTTGTCGCCAAGCCGGATTCTTCACATGCACTATAAGATTGCCACGTTCAAAATGAACATTATCTGTTTGTTCAGCAATTTTTTCACCTACTGTTCGCTCCCACATCGACAAAATCATACCACGCTTTAATCTCTTGCGATGAGGATAGTCATCAAGAAAATCTTTCAACGCATCTTTAAGCGACTTTGGAGTATTTGAACGATAGCGTCCCACAGTAATATTTTTATATTAAGCGATTAATATTGCCGCTTTCAACTTTAAATTTACGATTTTTTTCTCCATCAAATTCAAGATAATCATCAAATGGAATAGGATTCGCAGCTGTTACAAAAGTCTGCCCGGCGTGCTCAATTAACGCATTTAGCAATACTTCCGTGCGTTGAGCATCCAGGTCTCCAAACACGTCATCCAGCAAAAAAATCGGGAGATCATCTAGTTCTTCCGAAAAATACAAAAGCTGGGCCAGTTTCAAAGCCAGTGCAAATAAACGATGCTGGCCTTGCGATCCATATTTACGCAGCTCAAAATCATCCAGATAAAAAACAATTTCGTCGCGATGCGGCCCCACCAGAGTGAGTTCCCGTTCTATTTCATGATCTTGCTCTTCTTCGAGCTTGGCCTTATAACGATTGTGGATCGTCTCTACATCTTCATCGGGCTCACAAAACGTTTGATACTCAAGATGCGGCTCATGGCGCATACCCGAAATTACTTCATACTCACGGGCAAGAAAATCCTGAAAATTATTGAGCACTTGGGTACGCTTGGCTACAATACGGGTACCATATTCCAACAGCTGAGCATTCCATGGCTCCAGATATGAAACAAGCACCTCCCTGCTTCCTCTAAACTGTTGCAACAACTTGTTGCGCTGCTTCCGGGCTTTACGAAAGTCAAGCAAATCCTGCAAATAAGCAGGAGAAATCTGGCTAATAAAAGAATCAATAAAAGAACGACGTTCGCTCGGACCCTCGCTTGTTAATTTCTTATCTCGCGGCGAAAGTACCACCACCGGTACCATACCGATAAGGTCAGAAAGCCTATCCAACGGACTTTCATTTACAAATATCTTTTTCCCTTCTCCCCGTGAATAGGAACATCCAACATCAAAACTGGAACGAATATTTCCCTCAAAATGCCCTTTAATCATAAAAAAAGTCGCATCCTGATTGACTACATACATATCGCTGCTGGAAACAAAACTGCGACTCATACACAAATAATGGATAGCATCAATGAGATTAGTTTTACCCGCACCATTTTGGCCGATTATCACATTCATGTGTGGAGCCCAATCTACGATCGTTTCTATATGATTTCGAAAATTTTGTAGCTTCAGGCTCGTTATTTGCATTCAAAAACCGGTAAGTACTTCAGTTCCAGGTGAATAAAAAAGGGAACAAGGTATGAGCAATGGTATTTCGTGCACTGCCCACCTAGCATTAAAATCCAAATGCATCGCCTCCTAAGAAGATTGCATTATCACCTAACTGTTCTTCGATACGTAACAGTTGGTTATATTTAGCAATTCGATCGGTACGGCTCATTGATCCCGTTTTAATTTGCCCGGCATTGGTCGCTACTGCCAAGTCGGCTATAGTAGTGTCTTCTGTTTCACCGGATCGGTGAGAAATTACTGCGGTATAATCGTTTTTGTGAGCCATCTCAATAGCATCGAGTGTTTCTGTGAGGGTACCTATCTGATTTACTTTAATGAGGATGGAATTGGCAACCCCCATCTTTATCCCTTTTGCCAGACGCTCTGTATTGGTAACAAAAAGATCATCTCCCACAAGTTGCACCTTATCACCAACAGCATCGGTAAGCTTTTTCCAGCCATCCCAGTCATTTTCGTCAAGTGCATCTTCAATAGATACAATCGGGTATTTATCTACCCAACTGCTCCAAAAATCGACCATCTCTTCGTTTGTACGCTCACTGCCATCGCTCCAACGGAATTCATACACCTCTTTTTCGGCGTTATAAAATTCAGCTGTTGCCGGATCCAGAGCAATTACGACTTCATCAGAGGGAGTGTATCCTGCTTTTTCTATCGCTTGTAAAATTACCTCAACCGCCTCTTCATTTGACTTTAGATTGGGAGCGAAACCACCTTCATCACCCACGGCTGTACTGTAGTTCTTACTACTCAAGACTTTTTTAAGGTGATGGAAAATTTCAGAACCCATACGTATCGCTTCAGAAAATGAGGCGGCTCCGCTAGGCATAATCATAAACTCCTGGAGATCCACATTGTTATCGGCATGCGAACCACCATTAATAATATTCATCATAGGCAATGGAAGCACTTTTGCGTTAACACCCCCGATATATCTCCAAAGAGGAAGGTTTAAAGCATTGGATGCAGCATCCGCAACAGCCAATGAAACGCCCAACATCGCATTGGCGCCAAGCTTACTTTTATTCTCAGTACCGTCAACTTCAATTAAGGTATTATCAATTTCTACTTGGTTAAAAGCTTCCAAGCCCCTCAGTTCACTAGCAATAATTGTATTTACATTTTCTACCGCTTGACTGACGCCCTTTCCTAAATAGGCATCGGAGTTAGAGTCCCGCAGTTCAACAGCCTCATACTCTCCTGTTGAAGCACCTGAGGGCACTGCTGCCCGCCCCATCATATCGTTCGTTAATACAACGTCAACTTCTACTGTTGGATTTCCACGTGAATCAATAATTTGGCGACCAATAACTTCGTCTATAAAGCTCATTTTTAAATATCTATTTGTTACTTGTAGAATTGTGGACTAAGGTACAAGGATTTTACCTATCGGTAAAGAGGGGATTAACAGATTATAAAACACTTATGGGAGAGAATAGAACAAGGGCACAAGATGTGTGGTGTGCTGATCATAAGTATACAACATCTTGCACCCTCAAATTGCAGTATTACCACATCCCGCCAATTGTAATTTTTATCTGTGGGGTTCCAAAATACTTCTGCGAAGGATTAAATGGATTACGTTCCCCATCTTTTTTTTCTATAGGAGTACCCGGAAATCCGTTTTGGGGCGCTCTATAACCATAAGGTTTATACGGTTCCATAATCTGCAGCCCCTGCTTGAAATAATAGAAAAAATACCCGAATTCTATTGTAGTCTGGCCTGCAAAGGTACTTCCGAGGTCGGCACCAATTTTAATCTCACCATTAAGTCCCCAATGCGTTTCTCCCTTTTTCCATCCAGTGAAAAAATCATTTACTCGCTCTGCCGGAGATAGGAACGTCCCCCCCCCCGGAGCTTGAATTGCGACGAAATCTCGGAACCCATTGTTATTACCATCTTGAACATAAGGATAAGTAAATGCCATAGCGGGACCCGCACCAACATTAACGAACAGACGGAAATTATCAGCAATTTTTTCTGGAAAAATACGATGTTTTATTCCAAACAAGAATGGAAACCCAAAAGCACGCTTATATTTATTCGGGATAATTTTATTACCAGTAAAAAAACTTTGAAATGTCTGTTCACTTGCATCTCGAATGCCCGTAATCCCCGATCGGAATGTAATTGCAGTAAATGGTCCTATATATCGCCCGTAATGGACTCCCAATCCGAAACCGAAATTATTGACAATCAGATCTAATCCATATTCATTACTCACCCCTTCGGAGAGTGGTGTTTGCGGGTTAGGAGCTTTAACAACGGGTGGCTCTTCCAGTTGAGCCTGCGCTTCATTTGCCGCCACCATAGTTAGGGATATCAGAAAAAATAATGTGATACCGGCCTTTAAAAGTTTAGAATCCATCATGGTTTAGTTGATCACAATTTACATTCATGCAATTAACAAAAGATATTAGTATAACAGTCATTTAAGACAAAAATTATATATCTCCTAATCTATTATAAAATAATATTAAAAAATGTTTTAAAATACTTGACTATGGCTGAATAAAAACTTTTATTCAGGCTCTTTACAATCTAAGTAATTATCCAATCGAAGTTAACACATTATGGCAACTGTAAGCAAGTATCTTGTTTATGGTCCGGCAGATACTTTAAGACGCATGCCGAACCAACTATTTGATAGAATTGAACCGAAATACTTGTACAATTACAAATCTTCGGACACCAACGACGAGGTTCATGTTGCGGTTTATGAAGAATATGAAAAACAGATAAACGCAAGTGTAACCCTTACCTGCATTATTGAATTTACCGGTAAGCAAAGCCGGTTTGAGCTGAAGAAAACCGGCGGTCGCATGGGATTCCGAGGCAGTTCTCTTGATGAAGAAAAGCGAACTATTGATGATGAAGTTATCGAATTCATACTTGATTTCGGTAAACGATTCGGACTCACCGTTCAACAAGAAAAAGAGCAAGCTCCTCAAAAAGGCGAGTAATAACCCCTTAAACTGTTGCCATGAGCTCCAAGGTCGAGGAATGGACGGTCCTTTCCATGTTGGAATGGGCTACTGACTTTTTTAAAGAAAAAGACATTCCCGACCCACGGCACAGCATAGAGTGGCTACTGGCCGATACCCTGGATATTAAGCGGCTAGACTTATACCTGAAGTACGACCGCCCCCTCTCTCCCCAAGAACTCAATACACTTCGGCCGATGGTAAAACGTCGGGCTAAGCATGAGCCCCTACAATATATCATTGGGTTCACCGATTTTATGCATGCAAAAATATCGGTTGATAAACGTGTACTTATTCCACGGCTCGAAACGGAACAACTTGTAGAAATTCTCCTTGATAACCACGAAGAGGATGAGCCTAAAAATGTTATTGACTTAGGCACCGGTTCTGGCTGTATCCCCATTGCTCTTAAAATGGAGCGCCCCCAATGGACCGTTTCCGGCATTGATATTTCTGAAGATGCTCTCGAGTTGGCCCGGGAAAATGCTAAACAAAACGAGGTCACTGTTTCTTTTACTAAAGCTGATATACTTTCTTCTGAAAGCATATCTGATAAACAACCTTTCGATATCATCGTTTCTAACCCTCCCTATATTACCCCTGGTGAGGAAGAACTGCTTGAGCCCCAAGTCAAAGAGTACGAACCCCATGAGGCACTCTTCTTTGATAAAATAGATCATATGTACGGCACTATTATCGATTATGCCGCTAAAAACCTTACCAAGCATGGTGCACTCTACCTGGAACTGCACGAGAGCTATGCCGACAAAATACAGGGCCTTTTTGATGA
It encodes:
- the prmC gene encoding peptide chain release factor N(5)-glutamine methyltransferase, whose product is MSSKVEEWTVLSMLEWATDFFKEKDIPDPRHSIEWLLADTLDIKRLDLYLKYDRPLSPQELNTLRPMVKRRAKHEPLQYIIGFTDFMHAKISVDKRVLIPRLETEQLVEILLDNHEEDEPKNVIDLGTGSGCIPIALKMERPQWTVSGIDISEDALELARENAKQNEVTVSFTKADILSSESISDKQPFDIIVSNPPYITPGEEELLEPQVKEYEPHEALFFDKIDHMYGTIIDYAAKNLTKHGALYLELHESYADKIQGLFDDAIWDATIHHDYDKKPRFIVAFLK